The following coding sequences are from one Triticum dicoccoides isolate Atlit2015 ecotype Zavitan chromosome 4A, WEW_v2.0, whole genome shotgun sequence window:
- the LOC119287901 gene encoding enolase 1-like, with translation MVQQLDGTSNEWGWCKQKLGANAILAVSLAVCKAGAMVKKIPLYQHIANLAGNKTLVLPVPAFNVINGGSHAGNKLAMQEFMILPTGAASFKEAIKMGVEVYHHLKSIIKKKYGQDATNVGDEGGFAPNIQENKEGLELLKAAIAKAGYTGKVVIGMDVAASEFYSEKDQTYDLNFKEDVNQIGSVTESIEAVSMSKRAGWGVMASHRSGETEDTFIADLSVGLATPSAETELQILTLFTALGDTMVISFSACLLQGQIKTGAPCRSERLAKYNQLLRIEEELGDAAVYAGANFRAPVEPY, from the exons ATGGTCCAGCAGCTCGACGGGACCTCCAACGAGTGGGGCTGGTGCAAACAAAAG CTCGGGGCAAACGCCATCCTCGCGGTGTCGCTCGCGGTGTGCAAGGCCGGTGCCATGGTCAAGAAGATCCCTCTTTACCAG CACATTGCAAACCTTGCGGGGAACAAGACCCTCGTGCTGCCCGTGCCTGCTTTCAATGTGATCAACGGAGGCTCTCACGCCGGGAACAAGCTCGCCATGCAG GAGTTCATGATCCTTCCGACCGGCGCCGCCTCGTTCAAGGAGGCCATAAAGATGGGAGTTGAGGTGTACCACCACCTCAAG AGCATAATCAAGAAGAAGTATGGCCAAGACGCTACAAACGTTGGGGATGAAGGTGGCTTTGCACCTAACATTCAG GAAAACAAGGAGGGCCTGGAACTGTTGAAGGCAGCTATAGCCAAGGCTGGCTACACTGGAAAG GTGGTCATTGGAATGGATGTTGCTGCTTCTGAATTCTACAGCGAGAAGGACCAGACCTATGACCTGAATTTCAAGGAGGAT GTGAATCAGATAGGCTCGGTGACTGAGAGCATCGAGGCCGTGAGCATGTCGAAGCGCGCCGGGTGGGGAGTGATGGCGAGCCACAGGAG TGGTGAGACAGAGGacaccttcatcgccgacctctCGGTCGGCCTGGCCACGCCTTCGGCTGAAACAGAGCTTCAAATCCTTACACTTTTTACTGCATTGGGTGACACCATGGTCATATCTTTCTCCGCTTGCTTGTTGCAGGGCCAGATCAAGACTGGAGCTCCCTGCAGGTCCGAGCGTCTGGCCAAATACAACCAG